One part of the Bdellovibrio sp. KM01 genome encodes these proteins:
- a CDS encoding HU family DNA-binding protein — translation MNKAQLIEKIAGETKVSKAQAEAILDCAVENIKKAVKKGDDVKLVGFGTFTKAKRKARTGRNPQTGKAIKIPAAWAPKFRAGAEFKSMVK, via the coding sequence ATGAACAAGGCTCAATTGATCGAAAAAATCGCTGGCGAAACTAAAGTTTCTAAAGCTCAAGCTGAAGCAATCCTTGACTGCGCAGTAGAAAACATCAAAAAAGCAGTTAAAAAAGGCGACGACGTTAAACTTGTTGGCTTCGGTACTTTCACTAAAGCTAAACGCAAAGCTCGCACTGGTCGCAACCCACAAACTGGTAAAGCAATCAAAATCCCAGCTGCATGGGCTCCAAAATTCCGCGCTGGCGCTGAATTCAAATCAATGGTTAAGTAA
- the pfkA gene encoding 6-phosphofructokinase: MATFNKKIKRLGVYTSGGDAPGMNAALRAVVRAGIANKLEVFAVMQGYVGMIENHIESIDQRYVANIIQRGGTVIKTGRSTEFTKPEGRAKAVANLKAHDIDALVCIGGDGSFRGAHALWEEHQIPIVGVPGTIDNDVYGSDKTIGFDTAVNTALEAIDRIRDTAASHDRLFIVEVMGRNSGFIASAVGLAGGAEEIFAPESLTTVDKAVDRIKDGIARGKTSSILVTAEGQKPGRAYDLADAIRKKTGWDAKVCILGHQQRGGSPTAADRILASRMGAAAVDSLLKGHCDIMIGTEGEKLIEVPLDIVTKNERKAHLDLISLASVLAT; encoded by the coding sequence ATGGCAACTTTCAATAAAAAGATCAAAAGATTAGGTGTGTATACAAGTGGTGGCGATGCGCCGGGGATGAATGCTGCTCTAAGAGCGGTGGTTCGCGCAGGTATCGCAAACAAACTCGAAGTTTTCGCGGTCATGCAAGGTTATGTGGGCATGATTGAAAATCATATCGAATCGATCGATCAACGTTATGTTGCCAACATCATCCAGCGTGGTGGAACTGTTATTAAAACAGGTCGCTCGACTGAATTTACAAAACCTGAGGGTCGCGCGAAAGCTGTCGCGAATTTGAAAGCCCACGATATCGATGCTTTGGTTTGTATCGGTGGTGATGGTTCTTTCCGCGGAGCCCATGCTTTGTGGGAAGAACATCAAATTCCTATCGTCGGTGTTCCGGGCACCATTGATAATGACGTTTATGGGTCTGATAAAACGATTGGTTTCGACACGGCTGTGAACACGGCTCTAGAAGCTATCGACAGAATTCGCGACACGGCGGCTTCTCATGACCGTTTGTTCATCGTTGAAGTGATGGGCCGCAACTCTGGCTTTATCGCTTCTGCTGTGGGTCTTGCGGGTGGAGCGGAAGAAATTTTCGCACCGGAATCATTGACGACTGTTGATAAAGCTGTGGACCGCATCAAAGACGGTATTGCTCGTGGCAAAACTAGCTCTATTCTTGTGACAGCCGAAGGCCAAAAACCAGGCCGCGCTTATGATTTAGCGGATGCTATTCGTAAGAAAACCGGCTGGGATGCAAAAGTTTGCATCTTGGGTCACCAACAACGTGGTGGCTCTCCGACTGCTGCTGACCGCATTCTTGCAAGCCGCATGGGCGCCGCCGCTGTGGATTCATTGCTGAAAGGTCATTGCGACATCATGATCGGCACTGAAGGGGAAAAATTGATTGAAGTTCCTCTCGATATTGTAACGAAAAATGAAAGAAAAGCGCATCTTGACTTGATCAGTCTTGCAAGTGTTTTGGCCACTTAA
- a CDS encoding ABC transporter substrate-binding protein yields MKRLVLSLLLVLPLLASCTKKENEIVIGEYDSLSGSDATFGLSSNKGVRLAFDEINAAGGIKGKKIELKTMDDQGKNEEAAAATTRLITQNKVVAIIGGVASGRSKAAAPIAQAKGVPFVSPASTNPDVTKIGDYVFRICFIDPFQGSVMAKFASENLKIKKVAILRDVKNDYSVGLADAFLTDFKKRGGEIVADVSYQAGDIDFKAQLTQIRSKNPEALYVPGYYTEVGLIAQQARQLGIKAPLMGGDGWDSDKLHEIGKEAINGNYYSNHYTVESTDPAVTEFIKKFKAKYNETPDALAALGYDAAKILAGAIERSADLSGKAIRDELAKTKDFPGVTGKISLNENRDAVKSAVVIQVDGPNRKYITTVTP; encoded by the coding sequence ATGAAACGTCTGGTACTTTCCCTATTACTAGTACTTCCTTTACTAGCGAGCTGTACAAAAAAAGAAAACGAAATCGTGATCGGTGAATACGACTCCTTGTCTGGAAGCGATGCCACTTTTGGCTTGAGCTCTAACAAGGGTGTTCGTTTGGCATTTGATGAAATCAATGCTGCTGGCGGTATCAAAGGTAAAAAAATCGAATTAAAAACGATGGACGATCAAGGTAAGAACGAGGAAGCCGCTGCTGCGACAACTCGCTTGATCACACAAAATAAAGTTGTTGCGATTATCGGTGGCGTTGCCAGCGGTCGTTCTAAAGCAGCCGCTCCAATTGCTCAGGCAAAAGGTGTTCCTTTTGTATCCCCGGCTTCCACAAATCCTGATGTGACCAAAATCGGAGATTACGTTTTCCGTATTTGCTTCATCGATCCGTTCCAAGGTTCTGTGATGGCGAAATTTGCCAGCGAAAATCTTAAGATCAAAAAAGTCGCTATTCTTCGCGACGTTAAAAATGATTACTCAGTAGGTTTGGCTGATGCCTTCCTGACTGACTTCAAAAAACGCGGTGGCGAAATCGTAGCTGATGTTTCCTACCAAGCGGGCGATATTGATTTCAAAGCGCAATTGACTCAAATCCGCTCTAAAAACCCTGAAGCACTTTATGTTCCCGGTTATTACACTGAAGTTGGTTTGATCGCACAACAAGCGCGTCAATTGGGTATCAAAGCTCCATTGATGGGTGGCGACGGCTGGGATTCTGATAAACTTCATGAAATCGGAAAAGAAGCTATCAACGGTAACTACTATTCAAATCACTACACTGTTGAATCAACAGATCCTGCTGTGACTGAATTTATCAAAAAGTTCAAAGCGAAATACAACGAAACTCCGGACGCATTGGCGGCTTTGGGTTACGATGCCGCAAAAATCTTGGCTGGTGCAATTGAGCGCTCTGCAGACTTGTCAGGCAAAGCGATCCGTGATGAACTGGCTAAAACTAAAGATTTCCCGGGTGTGACGGGTAAGATCTCCTTGAATGAAAACCGCGATGCTGTGAAAAGCGCTGTGGTGATTCAAGTGGACGGACCAAATCGCAAGTACATCACGACAGTGACACCATAA
- a CDS encoding branched-chain amino acid ABC transporter permease: MQDFVQHLINGISLGSIYALIALGYTMVYGILKMINFAHSDVYMVGAFGAFYIARAFGIEANPGVGSLAILLISSMLVCSILGLLIERLAYRPLRNAPKLNILITAIGVSLFLEYGGQALFGANPRVFPEVMKDFVIFSFGNVELKSFDVTVLIVSVLAMLGLQYLIYKTKLGKAMRAVSANASVASLLGVNPDKIIAFTFIVGSALAGVGSVLVGMKYPKIDPLMGMMIGMKAFVAAVLGGIGNVRGAVLGALIMGLSEEMVVAYLSSTYRDALAFGILIAILIFKPAGLLGKYSVEKV, from the coding sequence ATGCAGGATTTCGTACAACATTTGATTAATGGTATCAGCCTTGGCTCCATCTACGCATTGATCGCCCTCGGCTACACCATGGTGTACGGAATCCTGAAAATGATTAACTTTGCCCACTCGGATGTTTACATGGTGGGCGCCTTCGGAGCTTTCTATATCGCCCGCGCATTTGGAATCGAAGCAAATCCTGGCGTCGGTTCTCTTGCGATCCTTCTGATTTCCTCCATGCTTGTGTGCAGTATCCTGGGTCTTTTGATTGAAAGACTGGCCTACCGCCCTCTTCGTAATGCACCAAAACTAAATATCCTGATCACAGCCATCGGTGTGAGTTTGTTTTTAGAATATGGTGGCCAAGCTTTGTTCGGAGCCAATCCCAGAGTTTTTCCTGAAGTCATGAAAGATTTTGTGATTTTCTCCTTCGGTAACGTCGAGTTGAAATCCTTCGACGTCACAGTTCTGATCGTCAGCGTTCTGGCGATGTTGGGACTGCAATATCTGATCTATAAAACCAAACTAGGCAAAGCGATGCGCGCTGTCAGTGCCAATGCATCGGTTGCAAGTCTTTTGGGAGTGAATCCCGATAAGATTATCGCTTTCACTTTTATCGTCGGCTCCGCACTTGCCGGTGTCGGCAGCGTTCTCGTGGGCATGAAATATCCAAAGATCGATCCTTTGATGGGAATGATGATCGGGATGAAAGCTTTCGTTGCTGCAGTTCTTGGTGGTATCGGAAATGTTCGTGGCGCCGTTCTGGGCGCATTGATCATGGGTCTTTCAGAAGAAATGGTCGTGGCCTACTTGTCTTCGACTTACCGTGATGCTTTGGCTTTCGGTATTTTGATTGCGATTTTGATCTTTAAACCTGCCGGCTTGCTGGGCAAATACTCTGTGGAGAAAGTGTGA
- a CDS encoding branched-chain amino acid ABC transporter permease produces the protein MIRAFKNPLLSLLGVLAVGAIFQFAFDEYIQLMVLFITVNCLMAMSLNLVNGYTGQFSLGHAGFMAIGAYFTAYASTHWNFLPAELQGVSFFIFAIGSGLAAALAGFLVGLPSLRLKGDYLAIVTLGFGEIIRVSLLNMDVLGGPRGFANIPGFSNFYMSYSFAVLWILICFFTIWRVMKSSWGRGFLSVREDEIAAESTGVNTTGMKVRAFVLSSFFAGVAGALFAHFTNFINPSSFTFLQSVNAVIMVVLGGMGSMTGSIIAAIFVTSLPEALRPLQEWTGVDLRMVIYSLSLILVMILRPKGIMGELEITDLWRKYVRRSARS, from the coding sequence ATGATTCGCGCGTTCAAGAATCCTCTTTTATCTTTGCTTGGTGTTTTAGCGGTCGGTGCGATCTTCCAATTTGCATTTGATGAATACATTCAGTTGATGGTTTTATTCATCACCGTGAACTGCCTGATGGCGATGAGCTTGAATCTGGTAAATGGCTACACAGGTCAGTTTTCACTGGGGCATGCAGGCTTCATGGCGATCGGTGCTTACTTTACGGCTTACGCCTCCACTCATTGGAATTTTCTTCCGGCAGAGCTCCAAGGCGTGTCCTTCTTTATTTTTGCTATCGGCAGCGGTCTTGCGGCGGCTTTGGCGGGTTTCCTGGTCGGCCTTCCTTCCTTGCGATTGAAAGGTGACTACCTGGCGATCGTGACTTTGGGTTTTGGTGAAATCATTCGTGTGTCCTTGCTGAATATGGATGTTTTGGGTGGCCCTCGTGGTTTCGCAAACATTCCTGGGTTTTCGAATTTCTATATGTCTTATTCGTTCGCTGTTTTGTGGATTTTGATCTGCTTCTTTACAATTTGGCGTGTGATGAAATCTTCCTGGGGCCGCGGCTTCCTGAGTGTTCGTGAAGATGAGATCGCTGCAGAATCTACAGGTGTTAACACCACCGGCATGAAAGTACGTGCTTTCGTTCTTTCCAGCTTTTTCGCCGGTGTGGCAGGAGCTTTATTTGCGCACTTTACGAACTTCATCAATCCTTCCTCGTTCACGTTCTTGCAAAGTGTGAATGCCGTGATCATGGTTGTTTTAGGTGGTATGGGTTCGATGACGGGTTCAATCATCGCCGCTATTTTCGTAACATCCCTGCCTGAAGCACTTCGTCCGTTGCAAGAATGGACGGGCGTTGATTTGCGTATGGTTATTTATTCTTTGTCCCTGATTCTTGTGATGATCCTTCGTCCTAAAGGTATCATGGGTGAACTTGAGATCACTGACTTGTGGAGAAAATATGTCCGACGTTCTGCTAGAAGCTAA
- a CDS encoding ABC transporter ATP-binding protein produces the protein MSDVLLEAKGITMQFGGLKAVDNLSFQVKKGQLAGLIGPNGAGKTTAFNMLTGVYQPTKGEVCLDGHSVHGLKPWQISQKGIARTFQNIRLFKNLTVLENVLIATHQHVEYGLMDALFQTKRFIKSEKDMTEKAMALLEVFSLQSKAHEISSSLPYGQQRKLEIVRALATDPKIILLDEPAAGMNHSETHQLMETIAEIRAKFNLTVLLIEHDMKLVMGICENIVVLDHGVKIEEGTPKHVQNSKKVIEAYLGVEEIH, from the coding sequence ATGTCCGACGTTCTGCTAGAAGCTAAAGGTATCACTATGCAGTTCGGCGGACTTAAAGCCGTCGATAACTTGTCCTTTCAAGTTAAAAAAGGCCAATTAGCAGGTTTGATCGGTCCCAACGGTGCCGGCAAAACTACAGCCTTCAATATGCTGACCGGTGTATACCAACCCACAAAGGGTGAAGTATGCCTGGATGGTCATTCTGTTCATGGTTTGAAACCTTGGCAAATCTCTCAAAAAGGCATCGCACGTACTTTTCAAAATATCCGTCTTTTTAAAAATCTGACGGTATTGGAAAACGTTTTAATCGCGACTCATCAACACGTGGAATACGGCTTGATGGATGCTCTTTTTCAAACCAAACGTTTTATCAAATCTGAAAAAGATATGACCGAAAAAGCGATGGCCTTGTTGGAAGTGTTCTCCCTTCAATCCAAAGCTCATGAAATTTCCAGCAGTCTTCCCTATGGTCAACAGCGTAAGCTTGAGATCGTTCGTGCTTTGGCTACGGATCCTAAGATTATTCTTCTGGATGAACCGGCTGCCGGCATGAATCACTCGGAAACCCATCAATTGATGGAAACAATCGCCGAGATCCGCGCGAAGTTTAATCTGACGGTTCTGTTGATTGAACATGATATGAAACTGGTAATGGGTATTTGCGAAAACATCGTGGTTCTGGATCACGGTGTGAAAATCGAAGAAGGCACCCCTAAGCACGTACAAAACTCCAAAAAAGTGATTGAAGCTTACCTGGGCGTTGAGGAAATTCACTAA
- a CDS encoding ABC transporter ATP-binding protein — translation MSTPIISAENLNVYYGSIQALKGITFHVNKGEIVSLIGANGAGKTTTLRALSGLVPAQGKIELHGKDLTTVPTHQRVTLGIAQSPEGRGVFPQMSVQENLEMGAYHRSDKAGIKKDYDMCLELFPRIKERLWQMAGTLSGGEQQMLAICRALMCKPEILLLDEPSLGLAPLIVNQIFEIVTKLNQDGMTILLVEQNARLALRISHRAYVLETGRVVMQDTGINLLNNDEVRKAYLGV, via the coding sequence ATGAGCACTCCGATTATCTCTGCAGAAAACCTGAATGTTTATTACGGATCTATTCAAGCTTTGAAAGGCATCACCTTTCATGTGAACAAAGGCGAGATAGTAAGTCTTATCGGCGCAAACGGGGCTGGTAAAACGACGACCTTGCGTGCTTTGTCGGGCTTGGTTCCCGCTCAAGGTAAAATCGAACTTCACGGAAAAGATCTGACGACGGTTCCAACTCACCAACGTGTGACATTGGGAATTGCCCAGTCCCCAGAAGGCCGCGGCGTTTTTCCGCAAATGAGCGTTCAAGAAAATCTGGAAATGGGCGCTTACCACCGCTCTGACAAAGCTGGAATCAAAAAAGACTATGACATGTGTCTGGAACTTTTTCCGCGCATCAAGGAACGTCTGTGGCAAATGGCCGGCACATTATCAGGTGGAGAGCAGCAAATGCTTGCGATCTGCCGAGCTTTGATGTGCAAACCGGAAATCCTGCTTTTGGATGAACCATCTTTGGGCTTGGCACCTTTGATCGTGAATCAGATTTTTGAAATCGTCACAAAGTTGAATCAAGATGGCATGACGATTCTTTTGGTAGAGCAAAATGCTCGCCTGGCTTTAAGAATTTCTCACCGTGCTTATGTTTTAGAAACAGGCCGCGTGGTGATGCAAGATACAGGTATCAATTTGTTGAACAACGACGAAGTTCGTAAAGCTTACCTTGGTGTTTAG
- a CDS encoding ATP-binding protein — protein sequence MFLKGLKPTLFRISTKLTLAYSMVLILSSTLIFSFLYFQITHSLQNQERAILESKTEEFANRIEVNGMADFKQYFELLRNYDRDASLLVEIYSGRSELLFAHNPTPAFDINKDLLLNELNRHGETSFEFSLPEASSTEAVLVLGRNLKGGERLIIAKSTAGMGKQLRYLQKLFWWSLLPVALIGFLGGLFLSNSTLSPVRDLINSMKKIERGSLSTRVPIGGSDDELEELKLLFNKALDKIENLVNGLKEAFDHLAHDIRTPVTRLRGRAEIALTSEGDLESYREALQSCFENSDKILSFLQVLTDITEAENRSKKLKIEKKFISDLVREIMDLYEMAFEEKNIKITQKLDTHDWAMVDPRLISRVIANLLDNAHKYTPPGGEVIIETINQTESVILKVTDSGPGIAPEEHGLIWQKLYRSDKSRSEYGMGLGLTFVKAVVEAHDGKVNIKSPVKDGRGTEMEITLQKMA from the coding sequence ATGTTCTTAAAGGGACTTAAACCCACGCTATTCCGAATCAGTACCAAGCTTACGCTCGCGTACTCCATGGTACTGATTCTTAGCTCGACACTGATCTTTAGTTTTCTATACTTTCAGATCACTCACTCGCTCCAAAACCAGGAGCGAGCTATTCTTGAATCCAAAACCGAAGAATTTGCGAATCGTATTGAAGTAAACGGCATGGCCGACTTTAAGCAGTACTTTGAATTGCTGCGCAATTATGATCGAGATGCTTCCCTATTAGTGGAAATTTACAGCGGTCGCAGCGAATTGCTGTTCGCGCACAATCCCACTCCAGCCTTTGATATCAATAAAGACCTATTGCTGAACGAGCTGAATCGTCATGGCGAAACGTCCTTTGAGTTCTCCTTACCCGAAGCTTCCTCCACCGAGGCTGTTTTGGTTTTGGGTCGTAACTTGAAAGGTGGCGAACGGCTGATTATCGCAAAAAGCACCGCCGGCATGGGCAAGCAGCTCCGTTATCTGCAAAAGCTTTTTTGGTGGTCTTTGCTTCCGGTGGCATTGATTGGATTCCTGGGGGGCTTGTTCCTGTCCAATTCCACACTGAGCCCGGTGCGTGACTTGATCAACTCGATGAAAAAGATCGAGCGGGGATCACTTTCCACTCGTGTTCCGATCGGTGGCAGCGATGACGAATTGGAAGAACTGAAGCTTCTGTTCAATAAGGCCTTGGATAAAATTGAAAATCTGGTGAATGGACTTAAAGAGGCCTTTGACCATTTGGCCCATGATATTCGTACTCCGGTGACTCGTTTGCGTGGACGTGCGGAAATCGCATTGACCAGCGAAGGTGACCTTGAGTCTTACCGCGAAGCTTTGCAAAGCTGTTTTGAAAACTCAGATAAGATTCTAAGTTTCCTGCAGGTTCTGACGGATATCACAGAGGCCGAAAACCGCAGTAAAAAGCTTAAAATCGAAAAGAAATTCATCAGTGATCTGGTGCGTGAAATCATGGATCTGTATGAGATGGCGTTCGAGGAAAAGAACATCAAAATCACGCAGAAGCTGGATACCCATGATTGGGCGATGGTGGATCCTCGATTGATCAGCCGAGTGATCGCAAATCTTTTGGATAATGCGCATAAATATACTCCACCAGGTGGTGAAGTGATTATTGAAACGATCAATCAAACAGAAAGCGTGATTTTAAAGGTCACGGATTCTGGGCCTGGTATTGCGCCGGAAGAGCATGGTCTGATCTGGCAAAAGCTTTACCGCAGTGACAAGAGCCGTTCTGAATATGGGATGGGCTTGGGGCTGACGTTTGTAAAAGCGGTCGTGGAAGCCCACGATGGCAAAGTGAATATCAAAAGCCCGGTTAAAGACGGTCGCGGAACGGAGATGGAAATCACTCTGCAAAAGATGGCTTAA
- a CDS encoding response regulator transcription factor, with product MRCLVVEDDNEIATIVKQGLGELEGEVEVESNGRRAYERALTNHYDIIVLDLMLPEMDGYTFAKSLREKEINTPILILSALRELDDRLKGLSMGGDDYLTKPFAMAELQIRVKNLLKRAQKASEVTQLVFQDLKLNRLNRLNRDVVRAGRKLDLQEREFVLLDLFMSNPNKIIGKQTILKEVWNYDFDPQTNVVDVLVCRLRNKLEKDFPTRLIYTVRGVGYVLKGT from the coding sequence ATGAGATGCTTAGTAGTTGAAGACGACAACGAGATCGCAACGATAGTAAAGCAAGGTTTAGGAGAGCTTGAAGGTGAAGTCGAAGTTGAATCCAACGGAAGACGTGCTTACGAAAGAGCTCTGACGAATCATTATGACATCATCGTTCTGGATTTAATGCTTCCAGAAATGGATGGTTACACTTTCGCGAAATCTTTGCGCGAAAAGGAAATCAACACACCAATTCTTATCTTAAGCGCTTTGCGCGAGCTTGATGACCGATTGAAAGGTCTCAGCATGGGTGGCGATGACTATCTTACGAAACCATTCGCCATGGCTGAGCTGCAAATCCGCGTGAAAAACCTTTTGAAGCGTGCTCAAAAAGCTTCTGAAGTGACTCAACTGGTATTCCAGGATTTGAAATTGAACCGTCTGAACCGTCTGAACCGTGATGTGGTTCGTGCCGGTCGTAAATTGGATCTTCAAGAGCGCGAGTTCGTTCTTTTGGATCTTTTCATGAGCAACCCCAATAAAATCATCGGTAAACAAACGATCCTGAAGGAAGTTTGGAATTATGATTTCGATCCACAAACGAATGTGGTAGACGTATTGGTATGCCGCCTAAGAAACAAATTAGAAAAAGATTTCCCTACACGACTTATTTATACAGTCAGAGGTGTAGGTTATGTTCTTAAAGGGACTTAA
- a CDS encoding flagellar hook protein FlgE, whose amino-acid sequence MGILSSLYTGVSGMTAQGEALGVIGDNIANANTVGFKASRAEFQDIISKSLKGVLGGNQIGRGVKIGAVNPILTQGNVDATEKVTDLAISGDGYFKVKGSDGESYTRDGSFHFDREGYLVTNDNQKVQGFGTDEKGNILNKMTDIKFPRALVPAKATKEVKLDLNLDSRMEPTKKFDIKDPYSTSHYSTGVEMYDSQGNKHLLSMFFNKVADRQWEYKGLVDGKEVTGGEEGKLSEVVAGKLEFTVDGKLDSQTMTSSSFNFKGGALQGQEIKMNFGDAIKDGGKGLDGTKQYGKNSDLISWHQDGAAAGTINSLSFNDDGILTAVYSNGQAQDLAQIALAKFENPEALFKVGNNRLKESRDSGTASVGGPGAAGRGKLFAKSLERSTVDLATEFVNMIQNQRGFQANAKTITTTDELLNEVIQLKR is encoded by the coding sequence ATGGGTATTCTTTCTTCATTGTACACGGGTGTGTCTGGTATGACTGCACAGGGCGAAGCCCTTGGCGTTATCGGTGACAATATCGCGAATGCAAACACTGTCGGTTTCAAAGCGTCTCGCGCTGAATTCCAAGATATCATTTCTAAAAGCTTAAAAGGTGTTCTTGGTGGTAACCAAATCGGCCGTGGTGTGAAGATCGGTGCCGTAAATCCAATCCTTACTCAAGGTAACGTAGACGCGACTGAAAAAGTAACTGACCTTGCTATCTCTGGTGACGGTTACTTCAAAGTTAAAGGTTCTGATGGCGAGTCTTACACTCGTGACGGTTCTTTCCACTTTGATCGCGAAGGTTACCTGGTTACAAACGACAATCAAAAAGTTCAAGGTTTCGGTACTGACGAAAAAGGTAACATCCTGAACAAAATGACTGATATCAAATTCCCTCGTGCTCTAGTTCCAGCGAAAGCAACTAAAGAAGTTAAGTTGGATCTGAACTTGGATTCTCGTATGGAGCCAACTAAAAAGTTTGATATCAAAGATCCATACTCCACTTCTCACTACTCTACAGGTGTTGAGATGTACGATTCTCAAGGTAATAAGCACTTGTTGAGCATGTTCTTCAATAAAGTGGCTGACAGACAATGGGAATACAAAGGCTTGGTTGACGGTAAAGAAGTGACTGGCGGCGAAGAAGGTAAACTTTCTGAAGTTGTAGCTGGTAAACTTGAGTTTACAGTAGACGGTAAACTTGACAGCCAAACAATGACTTCTTCGAGCTTCAACTTCAAAGGCGGCGCTCTTCAAGGTCAAGAAATCAAAATGAACTTCGGTGATGCTATCAAAGACGGTGGTAAAGGTTTGGACGGTACTAAACAGTACGGTAAAAACTCTGACCTTATCTCTTGGCATCAAGACGGTGCGGCTGCTGGTACAATCAACAGCTTGTCCTTCAATGACGATGGTATCTTGACGGCAGTTTACTCAAACGGTCAGGCTCAAGACTTGGCGCAAATCGCTCTTGCTAAGTTCGAAAATCCAGAAGCTCTTTTCAAAGTTGGTAACAACCGTTTGAAAGAATCCAGAGATTCAGGCACAGCTTCAGTGGGTGGCCCGGGCGCAGCTGGTCGCGGTAAGTTGTTCGCGAAATCTCTTGAGAGATCTACAGTGGATCTAGCAACTGAGTTCGTAAACATGATCCAAAATCAACGTGGCTTCCAAGCCAATGCGAAGACGATCACGACGACAGATGAACTTCTTAACGAAGTGATTCAGTTGAAACGTTAA
- a CDS encoding TIGR02530 family flagellar biosynthesis protein, producing the protein MVDLKKIQTFEQLVPKTQPKVQPEVGAGTGPSFKETLDKLGGPIATPAAKQVNPQGFTKPVEGVKFSNHAIERMSTRGINYSPDDITKLNDAVSRAAAKGSKDSLILMNDSALIVSVKNNTVVTVMDKTALKENVFTNIDSTVVI; encoded by the coding sequence ATGGTAGACTTAAAGAAGATACAGACATTCGAACAACTCGTCCCCAAGACGCAGCCAAAGGTTCAACCTGAAGTTGGCGCTGGAACGGGTCCTTCCTTCAAGGAAACCCTTGATAAGCTCGGTGGGCCGATTGCGACCCCGGCAGCGAAACAAGTGAATCCGCAGGGCTTTACAAAGCCTGTTGAAGGAGTGAAGTTTTCGAATCATGCGATTGAGCGAATGAGTACTCGCGGGATTAATTACAGCCCCGACGATATCACTAAGCTGAATGATGCAGTTTCGAGAGCTGCGGCGAAAGGTTCCAAGGATTCATTGATTTTGATGAATGACTCGGCACTGATTGTCAGCGTGAAGAATAATACTGTGGTAACAGTGATGGACAAGACCGCATTGAAAGAAAATGTGTTCACGAACATCGATTCTACAGTGGTTATTTAA
- a CDS encoding flagellar hook assembly protein FlgD, producing MTMVNAKLGVNAFGATQDKPTSTVGTPTNLSVQDKAKVGEEDLGAVANKLADPNWTDPTKKVRTTGNPNLDKDAFFKLMLAQMKNQDPTNPMKSHEMAAQLANFSSLEQMQNMNKTLEELKNAQKPSENFQALNLIGKAVAGDSSKIVRGLNDKEHDFKFNLPMAAEEVTVKVRDADGAVVRTYNLKGLKQGDNKLTWNGEDEKGMKAAVGEYQFIAEAKTADGKKLGIKTDFDGLITGVSYSSEGPVLNVGNQAIRFRDVKKITDPRLMRNDQNVNDVTNLDLKKDDATGQTKKEANVVQQSSTTEPAPMGKSKIMDTVGLSRDMMDKIAKEMAK from the coding sequence ATGACAATGGTTAATGCGAAATTAGGAGTAAATGCTTTCGGTGCGACACAAGACAAACCGACAAGCACTGTTGGAACTCCAACTAACCTCAGCGTTCAAGACAAAGCGAAAGTTGGCGAAGAAGATCTTGGCGCCGTTGCCAATAAACTTGCTGACCCGAATTGGACGGATCCCACTAAAAAAGTTCGTACGACAGGTAATCCCAATTTGGACAAAGATGCATTCTTCAAATTGATGCTTGCTCAGATGAAAAATCAAGATCCAACGAATCCGATGAAGTCCCATGAAATGGCGGCTCAATTGGCGAACTTCTCGTCACTCGAGCAAATGCAGAACATGAACAAAACACTTGAGGAGTTGAAGAATGCACAAAAGCCTTCTGAAAATTTCCAGGCGTTGAACTTAATTGGTAAAGCGGTGGCGGGTGATTCATCTAAGATCGTGCGCGGCTTGAATGATAAAGAACACGATTTCAAATTTAATCTTCCAATGGCAGCAGAGGAAGTCACAGTGAAAGTTCGCGATGCGGATGGCGCTGTGGTAAGAACATACAACTTGAAAGGTCTGAAACAAGGAGACAACAAGCTCACTTGGAATGGTGAAGACGAAAAGGGTATGAAAGCAGCTGTGGGCGAATATCAATTCATCGCAGAAGCAAAAACTGCTGACGGAAAAAAATTAGGAATCAAAACTGACTTTGATGGTTTGATCACTGGTGTCAGTTACTCTTCTGAAGGCCCGGTTCTTAACGTAGGAAATCAGGCAATCCGCTTCAGAGACGTGAAGAAGATCACAGACCCACGTCTTATGAGAAACGACCAGAATGTAAATGATGTCACCAACCTAGACTTGAAAAAAGATGATGCCACGGGACAAACTAAGAAAGAGGCGAATGTAGTTCAACAAAGTTCTACTACTGAGCCAGCTCCTATGGGTAAATCTAAGATCATGGATACGGTGGGTTTATCTCGCGACATGATGGATAAGATCGCGAAGGAGATGGCGAAGTAA